One stretch of Prunus persica cultivar Lovell chromosome G1, Prunus_persica_NCBIv2, whole genome shotgun sequence DNA includes these proteins:
- the LOC18791125 gene encoding armadillo repeat-containing protein LFR — MQKREQSKLGGVGGGASAPPAKRGRPFGSGGNSAAAAAAAAAETAAPSTLLGPSLHVHSSFADQNNKRIVLALQSGLKSELTWALNTLTLLSFKEKDDMRKDTTPLAKIPGLLDALLSVIDDWRDIALPKEHVKAPRVRNLGANLLVTGFGNEYEALGSNGTLPLPGLGSSSQEASVLSNVTKLRSSSEWWLDEDGLFNLDEEGRAERQQCAVAASNIIRNFSFMPDNEVIMAQHRHCLETVFQCIEDYLTEDEELVTNALETIVNLAPLLDLGIFSSSKPSYIKITGKRAVQAIMGMLGSVVKTWHCAAAELLGRLIINPDNESFLLPFVPQIHKRLVDLMSLPSVDAQTAHGAQAAAVGALYNLAEVNMDCRLKLASERWAIDRLLKVIKAPHPVPEVCRKAAMILESLVSEPQNRALLLAYENAFAEILFSDARYSDTFARILYELTSRPNNKVAAARGVWGM; from the exons atgcagAAGAGGGAGCAGAGCAAGTTAGGTGGAGTGGGTGGCGGGGCCTCGGCGCCGCCGGCGAAAAGAGGCCGCCCATTCGGAAGCGGCGGGAATAGCGCCGCAGCTGCGGCTGCCGCCGCCGCCGAAACGGCAGCTCCGTCGACTCTTCTCGGTCCTTCCCTCCACGTCCACAGTTCCTTCGCCG ATCAGAACAATAAAAGGATAGTTCTGGCTCTGCAGAGTGGGCTGAAGAGTGAGTTGACATGGGCATTGAACACTCTCACATTACTctctttcaaagaaaaagatgacatGCGCAAAGACACAACCCCTCTTGCAAAGATTCCTGGCTTGCTTGATGCTCTCCTCAGTGTT ATTGATGATTGGCGTGATATAGCCCTTCCGAAGGAACACGTAAAGGCGCCGAGAGTCAGAAATTTGGGTGCAAATTTGCTTGTAACTGGGTTTGGAAATGAGTACGAGGCATTAGGTTCAAATGGCACTCTCCCACTTCCTGG CTTGGGATCCAGTTCTCAAGAAGCATCGGTGCTGAGTAATGTGACCAAACTTCGTTCTTCTTCAGAGTGGTGGCTTGATGAAGATGGTCTGTTTAATCTAGATGAAGAAGGTCGAGCAGAAAGACAGCAGTGTGCTGTTGCTGCTTCCAATATCATTCGCAACTTCTCTTTCATGCCAGATAATGAAGTCATTATGGCCCAGCATCGCCATTGTCTGGAAACAGTGTTCCAGTGCATAGAAGATTACCTTACAG AGGATGAGGAACTTGTGACAAATGCTCTTGAGACAATTGTAAATTTGGCTCCGTTGCTTGATCTTGGAATTTTCAGCTCATCAAAGCCATCCTACATCAAGATAAC AGGAAAACGAGCAGTTCAAGCTATCATGGGGATGCTGGGATCTGTAGTCAAAACCTGGCATTGTGCTGCAGCTGAGTTACTCGGGCGTCTGATCATAAACCCTGATAATGAATCTTTCCTTCTTCCCTTTGTTCCACAG ATACATAAGCGATTGGTTGATCTTATGAGCTTACCATCAGTAGATGCGCAAACAGCACATGGGGCACAAGCGGCTGCAGTTGGCGCACTCTACAACCTCGCTGAAGTTAATATGGACTGCAGGCTAAAACTAGCTAGTGAGCGATG GGCAATTGATAGACTGTTAAAAGTTATCAAGGCACCCCATCCAGTTCCTGAAGTTTGCAGGAAAGCTGCTATGATATTGGAAAGTCTTGTGTCTGAGCCACAAAACCGAGCCTTGCTGCTAGCTTATGAGAATGCATTTGCTGAAATACTATTCTCAGATGCCAGGTATTCCGATACCTTTGCCAGGATTTTGTACGAACTGACGTCTAGACCAAACAACAAAGTGGCAGCAGCCCGTGGTGTTTGGGGAATGTAA
- the LOC18789438 gene encoding 3-ketoacyl-CoA synthase 20, producing the protein MAAQDHNQEGKSNLGPESSGGRKALPNFLLSVRLKYVKLGYHYLISNAVYFLLVPLMAVASAHLSTLTLEDFVQLWHQLKFNFVSVTLCSGLLVFLTTLYFTTRPRKVYLMNFACYKPEYAITCTRELFMERSKLTGSFSDENLAFQQKILERAGLGQKTYMPEAVMRVPPNPCMAEARKEAEMVMFGAIDELLEKTGVKPKDIGILVVNCSLFNPTPSLSAMVVNHYKLRGNIVSYNLGGMGCSAGLISIDLAKQLLQVHPNSYALVVSMENITLNWYFGNDRSMLLSNCLFRLGGAAILLSNRSSDRRRSKYQLMHTVRTHKGSDDKAYSCVFQREDDTKRVGVALSKDLMAVAGEALKTNITTLGPIVLPMSEQLLFFVTLVARKVFKMKNIKPYIPDFKLAFEHFCIHAGGRAVLDEMEKNLELSDWHMEPSRMTLYRFGNTSSSSLWYELAYSEAKGRVRKGDRMWQIAFGSGFKCNSAVWKALRTVNPAKEKNPWIDEIDQFPVDVPKVAPCKAS; encoded by the exons ATGGCGGCACAGGATCATAACCAGGAAGGGAAGTCGAACTTAGGACCTGAATCGTCGGGAGGGCGTAAAGCTCTTCCGAACTTTCTTTTATCAGTGAGGCTCAAGTATGTCAAACTTGGGTACCACTATTTGATCTCTAATGCCGTCTACTTCTTACTAGTCCCTTTGATGGCCGTAGCGTCGGCCCATCTCTCAACCCTAACCCTCGAGGACTTTGTCCAATTATGGCACCAACTCAAGTTCAACTTTGTGTCAGTCACTTTGTGCTCAGGCCTCTTGGTTTTCTTAACCACCCTCTACTTCACCACCCGCCCAAGAAAAGTTTACTTGATGAACTTTGCTTGTTACAAGCCCGAGTATGCGATCACGTGCACACGTGAGCTGTTCATGGAGAGGTCTAAGCTGACAGGCAGCTTCTCTGATGAGAACTTGGCTTTTCAGCAGAAGATTCTTGAGAGGGCCGGGCTGGGGCAGAAAACCTACATGCCCGAGGCCGTGATGCGGGTCCCGCCGAACCCGTGTATGGCCGAGGCGAGGAAGGAGGCGGAAATGGTGATGTTTGGTGCCATTGACGAGTTGCTGGAGAAGACTGGGGTGAAGCCTAAGGATATTGGGATTTTGGTGGTGAACTGCAGCTTGTTCAATCCGACGCCGTCTTTGTCCGCCATGGTCGTGAATCACTACAAGCTTAGAGGGAATATTGTGAGCTACAATCTTGGTGGGATGGGTTGCAGTGCTGGGCTGATTTCTATTGACCTTGCCAAACAGCTTCTCCAG GTGCACCCAAACTCTTATGCCCTAGTGGTAAGCATGGAGAACATCACCCTCAATTGGTACTTCGGCAATGACCGCTCAATGCTTCTCTCCAACTGCCTCTTCCGATTGGGCGGTGCCGCCATCCTCCTCTCCAACCGTTCCTCTGACCGCCGCCGCTCAAAGTACCAACTCATGCATACTGTCCGCACCCATAAAGGTTCAGATGACAAAGCATACAGCTGTGTTTTCCAAAGGGAAGATGACACAAAAAGAGTCGGCGTTGCTCTCTCAAAAGACTTGATGGCTGTTGCTGGAGAAGCCCTTAAAACCAACATCACCACACTTGGCCCAATAGTCCTACCCATGTCAGAGCAACTCCTCTTCTTTGTTACTTTGGTGGCAAGAAAGGTGTTCAAGATGAAGAATATCAAACCCTACATCCCGGATTTCAAGCTGGCGTTCGAACACTTCTGCATTCACGCCGGTGGGAGAGCAGTGCTGGATGAGATGGAGAAGAACCTTGAGCTCAGTGACTGGCACATGGAGCCTTCGAGAATGACACTTTATAGGTTTGGGAACACTTCAAGCAGCTCTTTGTGGTATGAACTGGCTTACTCTGAGGCCAAGGGAAGAGTGAGGAAGGGTGATAGGATGTGGCAGATTGCGTTCGGGTCGGGTTTCAAGTGTAACAGTGCTGTGTGGAAGGCTTTGAGGACTGTTAATCCAGCTAAAGAGAAGAACCCTTGGATAGATGAGATTGATCAATTTCCTGTTGATGTGCCTAAAGTGGCACCATGCAAGGCTTCTTAA